The genomic stretch GTGGGACGAGCGCGGCCGCGAATTGATGCGCAGCGTGCTCCGACGGCACGCCAGCACCTTTGTAATGTTCCTTGAAGATCCGATGGATTACGGCCTGAACTGGATGCTCCCGGTTACGGGCTGGCACGGTAAGTTCAACCGCCACTCGACCGGTTACCTCGATGGTCACGCTGTGTACGGACCCGTGGATACGCGCGGCTGGTGCGGCGTCGGTTGGACGGCGATCAACCCGGATTGGGTGTGGAACTTTGGGCAGACTAAGCCGTCGATCGCGAATTACCTGCCGTCCATTCTGCCGGGCATGACCCCGGCGGCTTCGCGGCGCACCTGCAATCCGCCCCGCTAGGCACTCTGAACGGTTGACAGTGGATCAGGCGCAAGGCACGATAGGCCCGTGCGGTGGCACGCCCGCCGCGCGGTCCTTTCGTTTTGCGACCCCGCGAACGACACCGAGCGCCGGGCTATCCCCCAGCCAGTTGAAAGGAGTCCAAGTTGAATCCTGCGCTAAAGAATGGCATCCTAATCGTGGTTCTGCTCTTGGTGGTCGGACTCGCCTTCTATTTCTACTCCCGTAACACTGGCGAGGAGGCCCTACCCACCTCGGACGAGTACGCGACACACTGGATGGACGAGGAAACGGAAGAAAGGTTCTCCCTCTCACCGGCTGAACTGCGCAAATGGCAGACGACTCCGGGCAAGTTGCGTGCCCCTGATGACTCCGCCGGCGGTGGCGTCATGGCCATGGGTCCGACCCAGATGGTTTTCAAGAACGATTCGACCGGCAAGTACTCGATCGTCCGGGCCACCATCCACGGCCCAACGGGCAAGTGGTACATCGAACGAGACTCCCGTGGACGCGATGTCCCAATTCCGAAGTGGTTGATCGACTACGAGACCCAGGCCGCCCAGGGTGGTGGGTAGCGGGTCTGCCAGTCGGATCGGTCACCGCCGCAGCAGGTAGAGCCGACTTGCTCTGCGAGTCGCACACTTATTGTTCTGCTATCCCCCCGCCCGGGCGGCATTGAGGCGCGCCGCAAGGTGGCGCGCCTCAGCCACGCTGAAATCCCCATTCAGCATGAGCACACCCCCTTCGAGCGGTGCCCGCAGGCGCGGCGACATGACGAGGGCGCCGTCAATCAGGACCGCGAGGCGTTCTCCGACGAGCGCGCGAGTGCCATAGTCCAGCGCTACAGTCCCGCCCGAGGTAAATTCTACCTTTACAAACGAGCGCTGCGTCCCTTCGAGCGCCGTAGCAGTCAGCACATCCCGCTCCGTGACCAACGGTTCCATTTCGACGAACAGCGGCAACCCGACCTCGTCGACAGTACGAACGAAACCATCGCGCGGTTTCTCGCTCGCGACGTGCAGGCCGAAACGGACCGGCTCTGGGGCTGGGTCCGCCCGCACCCCGACCAACACACAACCCCCCGTACCGCCACACGTCAGGGCGGCGGCCATGAGCACGGCTCCGACCCCACGGTGGCGTTCTGTTGCGCTTCCGTAGTGAAACCTCTGAGTACGTTCCTTCATGGTTGTACCATTCCGCGCCGAAATTCGGCGACCAGCGCCTCCATCCGTTGCAAGGCCGCTGAACGATCCGGTAGTTCCTCGTTGAGTTGGGCCGTGTAAAGCACGTTCAGAATGTCCTTGAACGCCGGCCCGGCAGTGAGGCCGGCCGCCAATAGATCCGAGCCGGTGATCCACGGCGCGGGAGCAATGTCCTGCGGAGCAATGGCCGCAATACGCTCCCGTAGCATAGTGTGTCGCGCTGCGCCATCCGACTGTGCGGTGAGACGGACCGCCATCCACTGCCACAGGTCAAGCCAGTGCGGGTGTGCGCACAAGCGCTTCAACTCGGCCAGCGATAACACAGCCGGATCATCACATGCCGCCTGCTGTGCCACCAGCCAGAGCACCGCGGCCCGCTCGTCGTTGGAGAGGGTCAGGGCGCGGCAGATCTGTTCGAGTTCTGTTGCTCCACGATCGGACAGCAGTACAGCAAGCGACAGCTCAAACGAAGCGTTCGCCGGGAGTGCCTCGAGTGTGACTAGCGCGCTTTCCGCCTGCGCTGCCGCCCATTGTGCCCCCGGCCATAGGTACGGCCGCAAGCCGCAATTGCCGAGCAGCGCCCATGCGGTCGCGCGACTTGGATGGGTCAACATGCGCTGCAACTCATCGCGAACACGCTCAGCCGCTACATCCGCGAGGCGTGGGGCATGTTGGAGGATGGCTGCGGCGGTCGGCTCGGCGAGCACAAAACCCAGTCGTGCGGCAAACCGGACGGCGCGCAGCAGGCGGAGATGGTCCTCGGCGAAGCGGGCGGCGGGATTCCCGATCGCACTCAGACGCCGCGCGACCAGATCGGCGCGCCCTCCCACGTAGTCGTGGAGCATTCCCGCCTGTGGATCCAGGAACATGCCGTTGACAGTGAAGTCGCGGCGGGCGGCATCGTGGCGGGCATCCGACAGGTGCACTACCGCAGGGCGCCGGCCGTCGTGGTAGTCTCCGTCTTCACGAAAGGTCGCCACCTCGACCCAGCGGCCCAAGCTTTGGACAAGCACGACTCCGAAGGCCGCTCCGACCTGCCGCGTGCGCCGAAAGAGCGCGGTGACACGCTCGGGCGGGGCTGAAGTGGCGACGTCATAGTCCTGGGGAACCGTTCCCAGGAGCAAGTCGCGCACGCATCCCCCGGCAAGATAAGCTTCAAAGCCCGCCGCGACGAGCGTACGCACCACGGCCACGGCCGGCTGCGCTTCCGGCGGAAGCACCCCTTCAAACGCGACACACTCTGCGGACATGGTGTGTTATGGTACGTGGGATTGAACCAGCCGTGGAGAGTCGCACGGAGCTGGGGACTGCGAGCGTCCTCAGCCCCTCCGCGGAGCTCATCTCATGAAAAAACCCCGGGCACGCTCAAGCCGGGGTCATTTCGGTAGTCCATTTTGCGACAGGTGTGTTCAGCGCGACCAGCCGAAGTGGGCAAAGGCCTTGTTGGCGTCCGCCATGCGGTGGACCATTTCCCGCTGCTGCATCGCATCACCTTCGCGGCGATAGGCGGCCATGAACTCATCGGCCAGCCGGTGGGACATGGGGCGTCCACTCTTCTTTCGCGTGGCGTCCAGAATCCAGCGAATGGCAAGCGACTGCCGGCGGCGCG from Phycisphaerales bacterium encodes the following:
- a CDS encoding CCA tRNA nucleotidyltransferase, coding for MSAECVAFEGVLPPEAQPAVAVVRTLVAAGFEAYLAGGCVRDLLLGTVPQDYDVATSAPPERVTALFRRTRQVGAAFGVVLVQSLGRWVEVATFREDGDYHDGRRPAVVHLSDARHDAARRDFTVNGMFLDPQAGMLHDYVGGRADLVARRLSAIGNPAARFAEDHLRLLRAVRFAARLGFVLAEPTAAAILQHAPRLADVAAERVRDELQRMLTHPSRATAWALLGNCGLRPYLWPGAQWAAAQAESALVTLEALPANASFELSLAVLLSDRGATELEQICRALTLSNDERAAVLWLVAQQAACDDPAVLSLAELKRLCAHPHWLDLWQWMAVRLTAQSDGAARHTMLRERIAAIAPQDIAPAPWITGSDLLAAGLTAGPAFKDILNVLYTAQLNEELPDRSAALQRMEALVAEFRRGMVQP